From Camelina sativa cultivar DH55 chromosome 20, Cs, whole genome shotgun sequence, the proteins below share one genomic window:
- the LOC104769486 gene encoding zinc finger CCCH domain-containing protein 55-like isoform X1 yields MDSGDPTALLLTKIRSLEPDYAPKIIGYLLLQDFGERDLLHLARGPESILQSIILKVKSQLGVYSSPSSSSSPSSTTTPTSPSPFSRPPINGRVTTTSQSNGFMDFRRHSPSSSPSSVSPWSLNGNHISPKHNPISKPLTSSHQSNSNGVSSTDSGPEAGGADLLDDQQLSDYLSFLDDSCSKTEDVTDPRFDDGETHLHRRSFSADASFVGSGDDGFGAGCKPCVYFSRGLCKNGDSCKFIHGGYPDNVVDGNGIVADSPRKMENFVRQHEEMTRLKLAYQQQRLASQILGRAPQSPYEKRMDFLLQQHAQRDGGLPFGDERYWSSSPGRLERMELMAMQFGDQSNSVSRQIYLTFPADSTFKDEDVATYFSLFGTVQDVRIPYQQKRMFGFVSFAHPETVKVVLARGNPHFICDSRVLVKPYKEKGKVLDKKQQQLLQQQIERGNYSPCSSPSGIDPREQSDFHLGSKLLYERREMMRRKMEQTDLLRAIELERRRFISLQLPGFKNSITPNHHRSFSVGSPGYFSSASNQSPEYQSELTGADVLEVVDDTSELHPYPVINPMSVNSNYSNGAKEGTNKSEILESDTGSTIELVLPSNLFPSASSTDDHKTDDSAETNAKVGISSTNGNDHGPPATANNLMH; encoded by the exons ATGGATTCCGGTGACCCGACAGCTCTGCTTTTGACGAAAATTCGAAGCTTGGAGCCAGATTACGCTCCTAAGATTATTGGGTATttgcttttacaagattttggTGAGAGAGACTTGTTGCATCTGGCTCGTGGACCTGAATCTATCTTACAATCTATCATTTTGAAAGTCAAGTCTCAGTTAGGGGTttactcttctccttcttcttcttcttctccttcttctactactactcCGACGTCTCCTTCTCCCTTCTCTCGACCACCCATCAACGGTAGAGTAACCACCACCTCTCAATCTAATGGCTTTATGGATTTCCGTAGacactctccttcttcttctccttcctctgtCTCTCCTTGGTCACTCAATGGCAACCACATTTCCCCCAAACACAACCCGATCTCGAAACCTTTGACTTCCTCTCACCAGAGCAACAGCAATGGGGTTTCTTCTACAGATTCTGGTCCTGAAGCTGGTGGTGCTGATTTACTCGATGATCAGCAGCTTAGTGATTACCTCTCGTTTCTTGACGATTCCTGTTCTAAAACTGAGGATGTTACGGATCCTAGGTTCGACGATGGTGAAACACATCTGCACAGGAGGAGTTTCTCGGCAGATGCGTCTTTTGTTGGGTCTGGAGATGATGGATTTGGTGCTGGATGCAAACCGTGTGTTTATTTTAGTCGAGGTTTGTGCAAGAACGGAGACAGCTGCAAGTTTATCCATGGTGGATATCCTGATAACGTTGTTGATGGTAATGGCATTGTCGCTGATTCACCTAGGAAAATGGAAAACTTTGTTAGGCAGCACGAGGAGATGACGAGGTTGAAATTGGCTTATCAGCAACAGAGGTTGGCTTCTCAAATCCTGGGCAGGGCTCCTCAGTCTCCATACGAGAAAAGAATGGACTTTCTTTTGCAACAGCATGCTCAAAG AGATGGTGGACTACCTTTTGGTGATGAAAGATATTGGAGCAGCAGCCCAGGACGGCTTGAGAGGATGGAGCTAATGGCAATGCAATTTGGTGATCAGTCAAACTCTGTATCTAGACAGATTTACTTGACATTCCCAGCTGACAGCACGTTTAAGGATGAGGACGTTGCAACTTATTTCAG CCTTTTTGGAACAGTGCAAGATGTGCGGATCCCTTACCAGCAGAAGCGTATGTTTGGCTTTGTTTCATTTGCACATCCTGAGACTGTGAAAGTTGTACTAGCTAGAGGGAATCCCCATTTCATTTGCGACTCACGTGTTCTTGTCAAACCTTACAAAGAAAAAGGCAAAGTCTTGGACAA GAAGCAGCAGCAACTGCTACAACAGCAGATTGAGCGGGGAAATTACTCCCCATGCTCCAGTCCATCTGGGATTGATCCTAGAGAACAGTCTGATTTCCACCTTG GTTCAAAGCTGTTGTATGAGAGACGTGAAATGATGAGAAGGAAAATGGAGCAGACTGATCTCCTGAGGGCTATTGAACTTGAAAGGAGACGTTTCATCAGTTTGCAGCTTCCTGGGTTCAAGAATAGTATAACACCGAATCATCACCGTAGCTTTTCTGTGGGGTCTCCTGGATATTTTTCATCTGCCAGCAACCAAAGCCCTGAGTATCAATCTGAACTCACAGGTGCAGATGTTTTAGAAG TAGTTGATGATACATCTGAGCTGCATCCTTACCCAGTAATCAACCCAATGAGTGTTAACAGTAATTACTCAAACGGTGCAAAAGAAGGGACTAACAAGAGTGAAATACTGGAATCCGACACTGGAAGCACTATCGAGCTTGTTCTACCTAGTAACCTGTTCCCTTCTGCATCATCTACCGATGATCACAAAACCGATGATTCTGCTGAAACTAATGCAAAAGTTGGAATCTCCTCTACTAATGGAAATGACCATGGACCACCAGCCACGGCCAATAATCTTATGCATTAG
- the LOC104769486 gene encoding zinc finger CCCH domain-containing protein 55-like isoform X2, protein MDSGDPTALLLTKIRSLEPDYAPKIIGYLLLQDFGERDLLHLARGPESILQSIILKVKSQLGVYSSPSSSSSPSSTTTPTSPSPFSRPPINGRVTTTSQSNGFMDFRRHSPSSSPSSVSPWSLNGNHISPKHNPISKPLTSSHQSNSNGVSSTDSGPEAGGADLLDDQQLSDYLSFLDDSCSKTEDVTDPRFDDGETHLHRRSFSADASFVGSGDDGFGAGCKPCVYFSRGLCKNGDSCKFIHGGYPDNVVDGNGIVADSPRKMENFVRQHEEMTRLKLAYQQQRLASQILGRAPQSPYEKRMDFLLQQHAQRDGGLPFGDERYWSSSPGRLERMELMAMQFGDQSNSVSRQIYLTFPADSTFKDEDVATYFSLFGTVQDVRIPYQQKRMFGFVSFAHPETVKVVLARGNPHFICDSRVLVKPYKEKGKVLDKKQQQLLQQQIERGNYSPCSSPSGIDPREQSDFHLGSKLLYERREMMRRKMEQTDLLRAIELERRRFISLQLPGFKNSITPNHHRSFSVGSPGYFSSASNQSPEYQSELTGADVLEVDDTSELHPYPVINPMSVNSNYSNGAKEGTNKSEILESDTGSTIELVLPSNLFPSASSTDDHKTDDSAETNAKVGISSTNGNDHGPPATANNLMH, encoded by the exons ATGGATTCCGGTGACCCGACAGCTCTGCTTTTGACGAAAATTCGAAGCTTGGAGCCAGATTACGCTCCTAAGATTATTGGGTATttgcttttacaagattttggTGAGAGAGACTTGTTGCATCTGGCTCGTGGACCTGAATCTATCTTACAATCTATCATTTTGAAAGTCAAGTCTCAGTTAGGGGTttactcttctccttcttcttcttcttctccttcttctactactactcCGACGTCTCCTTCTCCCTTCTCTCGACCACCCATCAACGGTAGAGTAACCACCACCTCTCAATCTAATGGCTTTATGGATTTCCGTAGacactctccttcttcttctccttcctctgtCTCTCCTTGGTCACTCAATGGCAACCACATTTCCCCCAAACACAACCCGATCTCGAAACCTTTGACTTCCTCTCACCAGAGCAACAGCAATGGGGTTTCTTCTACAGATTCTGGTCCTGAAGCTGGTGGTGCTGATTTACTCGATGATCAGCAGCTTAGTGATTACCTCTCGTTTCTTGACGATTCCTGTTCTAAAACTGAGGATGTTACGGATCCTAGGTTCGACGATGGTGAAACACATCTGCACAGGAGGAGTTTCTCGGCAGATGCGTCTTTTGTTGGGTCTGGAGATGATGGATTTGGTGCTGGATGCAAACCGTGTGTTTATTTTAGTCGAGGTTTGTGCAAGAACGGAGACAGCTGCAAGTTTATCCATGGTGGATATCCTGATAACGTTGTTGATGGTAATGGCATTGTCGCTGATTCACCTAGGAAAATGGAAAACTTTGTTAGGCAGCACGAGGAGATGACGAGGTTGAAATTGGCTTATCAGCAACAGAGGTTGGCTTCTCAAATCCTGGGCAGGGCTCCTCAGTCTCCATACGAGAAAAGAATGGACTTTCTTTTGCAACAGCATGCTCAAAG AGATGGTGGACTACCTTTTGGTGATGAAAGATATTGGAGCAGCAGCCCAGGACGGCTTGAGAGGATGGAGCTAATGGCAATGCAATTTGGTGATCAGTCAAACTCTGTATCTAGACAGATTTACTTGACATTCCCAGCTGACAGCACGTTTAAGGATGAGGACGTTGCAACTTATTTCAG CCTTTTTGGAACAGTGCAAGATGTGCGGATCCCTTACCAGCAGAAGCGTATGTTTGGCTTTGTTTCATTTGCACATCCTGAGACTGTGAAAGTTGTACTAGCTAGAGGGAATCCCCATTTCATTTGCGACTCACGTGTTCTTGTCAAACCTTACAAAGAAAAAGGCAAAGTCTTGGACAA GAAGCAGCAGCAACTGCTACAACAGCAGATTGAGCGGGGAAATTACTCCCCATGCTCCAGTCCATCTGGGATTGATCCTAGAGAACAGTCTGATTTCCACCTTG GTTCAAAGCTGTTGTATGAGAGACGTGAAATGATGAGAAGGAAAATGGAGCAGACTGATCTCCTGAGGGCTATTGAACTTGAAAGGAGACGTTTCATCAGTTTGCAGCTTCCTGGGTTCAAGAATAGTATAACACCGAATCATCACCGTAGCTTTTCTGTGGGGTCTCCTGGATATTTTTCATCTGCCAGCAACCAAAGCCCTGAGTATCAATCTGAACTCACAGGTGCAGATGTTTTAGAAG TTGATGATACATCTGAGCTGCATCCTTACCCAGTAATCAACCCAATGAGTGTTAACAGTAATTACTCAAACGGTGCAAAAGAAGGGACTAACAAGAGTGAAATACTGGAATCCGACACTGGAAGCACTATCGAGCTTGTTCTACCTAGTAACCTGTTCCCTTCTGCATCATCTACCGATGATCACAAAACCGATGATTCTGCTGAAACTAATGCAAAAGTTGGAATCTCCTCTACTAATGGAAATGACCATGGACCACCAGCCACGGCCAATAATCTTATGCATTAG
- the LOC104769490 gene encoding uncharacterized protein LOC104769490, whose protein sequence is MCIESETSIDSSWCKSAMAYEDNNNTKVSKLSQISHNLSLSTLWKSLSVSGALLFLLYTFAFNHPHQIITHKIFAPLDLGFSSTSEKPASSSLQITRESPTKLTHLFFVIVGSTKTWRYRRGYIEPWWRPNITKGYVFLERPPGRDLLPWPNQSPPFSVNKDSSITNKFKTQIRLFQSLHESFKKASKETRWFVIADDDTLFFLDNLVEALDRYDHKKHYYIGMNSENVWSNAVFSFDMGYGGGGYALSYPTVVTLLNKMEECIRRYLGFYSDLLSFRCLADLGIDLTLEKGMHQIDMHGDISGLLSAHPQCPVISLHHFDVIDPIFPGMNRQQSVNHLMKTAKTDQSRVLQQTICYQRGNNWSVSVSWGYSVHIYQSIFPRNHLKRPLETFRPWTSVRIPSYTFNTRRVTNDPCEMPHQFFFDSVVEDKNQSVVTTIYKMKMARSLPPCVLNGNHSARNISQVRVIAATMHKMGEGIECCDVQNVNSTEILEVKIRACHKDEVLA, encoded by the exons ATGTGTATAGAGTCAGAAACCTCTATCGATTCCTCTTGGTGTAAGTCTGCAATGGCATATGAGGACAATAACAACACCAAAGTATCCAAACTGAGTCAGATTTCTCACAACCTATCATTATCTACCTTGTGGAAGTCCTTATCAGTTTCCGGTGCACTACTTTTCTTGTTATACACATTTGCATTTAACCATCCTCATCAAATAATAACCCATAAAATCTTTGCCCCTCTCGACCTTGGTTTCTCTTCCACTTCAGAAAAACCCGCATCATCGTCCTTGCAAATAACAAGAGAGTCTCCTACAAAACTCACCCATCTATTTTTTGTCATTGTTGGTAGTACAAAGACTTGGAGATATAGGAGAGGCTACATAGAGCCTTGGTGGAGACCAAACATCACAAAAGGATATGTCTTCCTCGAAAGACCACCTGGTCGTGATCTCTTGCCTTGGCCTAACCAATCCCCTCCTTTCTCTGTTAATAAAGACTCATCCATCACAAACAAATTCAAGACTCAGATTCGCCTTTTCCAATCACTCCATGAGTCGTTTAAGAAAGCGTCCAAGGAGACAAGATGGTTTGTGATAGCAGATGAtgatactctcttcttcttggacAACTTAGTCGAGGCTCTCGACAGGTATGACCACAAGAAGCACTATTACATCGGGATGAACTCGGAAAACGTTTGGTCAAATGCAGTTTTCTCTTTCGACATGGGATATGGAGGCGGCGGATACGCATTGAGCTATCCAACCGTGGTAACACTTCTCAACAAAATGGAAGAATGTATCAGACGCTACCTTGGATTTTATAGCGATCTTCTCTCATTTCGTTGCTTAGCCGACTTGGGAATTGATCTTACTTTAGAGAAAGGCATGCATCAG ATTGATATGCACGGTGACATATCAGGTCTCTTATCAGCTCATCCTCAGTGTCCTGTTATCAGCCTCCACCATTTTGATGTCATAGACCCGATTTTCCCAGGCATGAACCGCCAACAATCAGTGAACCACCTCATGAAAACCGCGAAAACAGACCAGTCCCGTGTCTTGCAACAGACAATATGTTACCAAAGGGGAAATAACTGGTCAGTCTCTGTCTCTTGGGGATACTCAGTCCACATTTACCAATCTATATTCCCAAGAAACCACCTGAAACGCCCTCTAGAAACATTCCGGCCATGGACGAGTGTTAGAATACCGTCGTATACATTTAACACGAGGCGGGTGACTAATGATCCGTGCGAAATGCCTCATCAGTTTTTCTTTGATTCGGTTGTGGAGGACAAGAACCAGAGCGTGGTAACTACAATCTACAAGATGAAAATGGCAAGAAGTTTACCTCCTTGTGTGCTAAATGGAAACCATTCTGCTCGTAACATTTCACAAGTCCGAGTCATTGCTGCTACTATGCACAAGATG GGTGAAGGGATTGAATGTTGCGATGTGCAAAATGTTAACAGTACCGAGATTTTGGAAGTGAAGATAAGAGCTTGTCACAAAGATGAAGTTCTTGCTTAG